From Paenibacillus polymyxa, the proteins below share one genomic window:
- a CDS encoding DUF3862 domain-containing protein: protein MTAIAVIALLAFFVFFVLWAIALIKKNDKAKKMFLFGLATFIIFVIGISVADTQKPTETNSKPVATTPVKEKEVTTAQKEQTDAKKPLIDTSLPFDKFSSTLFAMPVSKQGETFDSVRNQVVKWSGVVIEAGSSSLYVYGKPADYNGESWSDISAEKKKLGDVVIVKVSDRSELNGLNQGDIVSFSGELGSRGVKGESNWKLYNGKIEGRTVAEPQNSGTITKAKYNKIKNGMTYEEVSKIIGGPGEALSEVGEKGDKYYTVMYSYQGEGGLGANANFTFQGNKLQAKAQFGLE, encoded by the coding sequence ATGACTGCAATAGCTGTGATTGCTTTGCTGGCTTTTTTTGTGTTTTTTGTTTTGTGGGCTATAGCTTTAATAAAAAAGAATGACAAGGCTAAGAAGATGTTTCTCTTTGGGTTAGCTACTTTCATAATATTTGTTATTGGAATATCAGTCGCAGACACACAGAAACCAACCGAAACTAATTCCAAACCAGTAGCTACTACGCCTGTTAAAGAGAAAGAAGTTACTACTGCGCAAAAGGAACAGACTGATGCTAAAAAGCCATTGATTGACACGTCGCTTCCTTTTGATAAGTTTTCATCTACTCTCTTTGCAATGCCAGTTTCCAAGCAGGGAGAAACATTCGACAGTGTAAGAAATCAAGTTGTGAAATGGTCAGGTGTGGTCATTGAAGCTGGTTCAAGCAGTCTTTATGTTTACGGTAAACCAGCAGATTACAACGGCGAATCATGGTCAGATATTAGCGCTGAAAAGAAAAAACTCGGAGATGTTGTTATCGTAAAAGTTTCAGACCGTTCAGAATTAAACGGTCTGAACCAAGGGGATATTGTTTCTTTCAGTGGTGAACTCGGTTCGCGTGGCGTTAAGGGTGAATCTAACTGGAAACTATATAACGGAAAAATTGAGGGTCGTACAGTAGCAGAGCCGCAAAATTCCGGAACTATTACCAAAGCTAAATATAACAAAATTAAAAATGGAATGACTTATGAGGAAGTTTCTAAAATTATTGGTGGTCCCGGTGAAGCTCTTTCAGAGGTTGGTGAAAAGGGAGACAAATACTATACTGTAATGTATTCATATCAAGGCGAGGGCGGACTTGGTGCAAATGCCAATTTCACATTCCAAGGTAACAAACTACAAGCAAAAGCCCAATTTGGTCTTGAATAA
- a CDS encoding NucA/NucB deoxyribonuclease domain-containing protein, which yields MRKTCITICLLGALIVLGGFINTLSHAEWGDKPRVQTSAPVSATTVSGETVRLEFPSDRYPETAQHIKEAIAAGKSPVCTIDREGADHNRELSLKGVPTKKGKDRDEWPMAMCSEGGEGADIKYISPKDNRGAGSWVGHKLDDYADGTKVEFIVK from the coding sequence ATGCGTAAAACCTGTATTACAATTTGCTTGCTTGGGGCGTTAATAGTATTAGGTGGGTTTATAAATACACTGTCCCACGCAGAATGGGGTGATAAGCCCCGTGTACAAACTTCTGCTCCTGTATCCGCTACAACAGTGTCAGGAGAAACTGTGCGGCTGGAATTTCCGTCAGACCGCTATCCTGAAACAGCACAGCACATTAAAGAGGCTATAGCAGCCGGAAAGTCACCAGTATGCACCATAGACCGTGAGGGGGCAGACCATAACCGTGAACTATCTCTGAAAGGTGTACCCACTAAAAAGGGTAAAGACCGCGATGAATGGCCTATGGCTATGTGCTCCGAAGGTGGAGAGGGCGCAGACATTAAGTACATAAGTCCAAAGGATAATCGTGGAGCTGGATCATGGGTAGGTCACAAGCTGGACGACTACGCTGACGGAACAAAAGTTGAATTTATCGTTAAATAA
- a CDS encoding DNA-protecting protein DprA: MVDFNNREDLRSFIAAEILFPNEAAKYLNITSQRLNQLVQSGKLEPVKISRSGSLYLRQDLDERLKELAIFEPTKNSSVKKDLDNMKTESVLFGNDPKIITESINYFTLQTLHGNSMKKTKPVYEEVKNKFDLHTPLTEYAHEISTFLKIDVEIITKTYNTVYKGFNQLLPTDIVMKIGQEYYPKLLEKTEQAPPFLFMRGNLNLIKYQGVAIVGTRVPSEDGTKKATKLAAVLGKNRIVVVSGLAKGIDRAAHEGALINNNPTIAVIGTPLTKSYPRENAEIQKKISEEGLLISQFAPSSTVQRWNFPLRNSVMSGLSLATVIIEAGETSGALIQADYALKQKRLVFIPQSALDNEKLKWPRKYIQKVGAEKFSRIEDLIKKLEQSNIINLIQSSKNHQQKSSETEIRQISLFDEEG, translated from the coding sequence ATGGTCGACTTTAATAATAGGGAGGACTTGAGATCTTTTATTGCAGCGGAAATTTTATTTCCTAATGAGGCTGCAAAATATCTAAATATCACTTCCCAACGTCTAAATCAGTTAGTCCAATCAGGAAAATTAGAACCTGTAAAAATCTCACGTTCGGGATCGTTATATTTAAGACAAGATTTAGATGAACGCCTTAAAGAGTTAGCAATTTTTGAACCTACTAAAAATAGCAGTGTTAAAAAGGATTTGGATAACATGAAAACAGAATCAGTTTTATTTGGTAATGATCCTAAGATAATAACAGAATCCATCAATTATTTTACACTTCAAACTTTACATGGGAACTCTATGAAAAAAACCAAGCCTGTTTATGAAGAGGTAAAGAATAAATTTGACTTGCATACCCCATTGACTGAATATGCTCATGAAATATCAACTTTTCTAAAAATTGATGTTGAAATTATTACCAAAACTTATAATACTGTATATAAGGGTTTTAATCAGTTGCTCCCAACAGATATTGTAATGAAGATTGGTCAAGAATACTATCCCAAATTACTTGAAAAGACAGAACAAGCCCCTCCTTTTTTGTTTATGCGGGGAAATTTAAACCTTATCAAATATCAAGGTGTAGCCATCGTCGGAACAAGAGTTCCTTCTGAAGATGGAACAAAAAAAGCAACAAAACTAGCAGCAGTCCTTGGAAAGAATCGAATAGTTGTGGTTTCTGGTCTTGCCAAAGGTATTGATCGCGCTGCTCATGAAGGAGCATTAATAAACAATAATCCAACGATTGCAGTAATAGGCACTCCTCTTACGAAAAGTTATCCGAGAGAGAATGCTGAAATTCAAAAGAAAATATCTGAGGAAGGATTACTTATATCTCAATTTGCTCCATCTTCTACAGTTCAAAGATGGAATTTCCCATTAAGAAATAGTGTTATGAGCGGTCTCAGTCTTGCGACTGTTATTATTGAGGCCGGTGAAACAAGTGGGGCTTTAATTCAAGCAGACTATGCGTTAAAACAAAAAAGATTAGTATTCATTCCCCAAAGTGCGCTAGATAACGAAAAATTAAAATGGCCCCGGAAGTATATACAAAAAGTTGGCGCAGAGAAGTTTTCTAGAATCGAAGACTTAATAAAAAAGCTTGAACAGTCAAATATAATTAATTTAATTCAATCATCAAAGAATCACCAACAGAAATCATCCGAAACAGAAATTCGACAAATAAGTTTATTTGATGAAGAGGGATAA
- a CDS encoding phosphoribosyltransferase family protein, with protein sequence MFVELNELKGFIVLLEHLENLDEWIEISNKFSCSFILDSDKEISTLKELFNNDTFFLKKETLLPSLDQAMSHMNIEPFETVVISKNFEYLKTIQNHSRVGTLYINSTLDQSQVGHMPDYYLKEVKDIIRLVKEYPGYFAEVNTTIINQYGESFSNNGIVFEYFMEYKGLKLKVIAGGRYYSSRHYFKNRVHQLSHRIIRSKSNDSQMDLFNGIFSSIIKSLNADGVTRVPPRPNGERDRFRQIVELISAETNTINCCDHLKCIEDFPKQKTMTNQESRSINVEGKFVSSPDCRGKKIVLIDDVITTGATVGECAKTLLASGANEVVIVVLAVNQYDPIFPVHEKKFTCSICGEDLHLRLFKNGKGFMYGCNNYSRADHNNSTPVFYKEGWEQINSQNILKTDDFEDDEHLFF encoded by the coding sequence ATGTTTGTGGAACTAAATGAGCTTAAGGGATTTATTGTTTTACTTGAACATTTAGAAAATTTAGATGAGTGGATTGAAATTTCGAATAAGTTTTCTTGTTCATTCATTTTAGATTCTGACAAAGAAATATCCACATTAAAGGAATTATTTAATAATGATACTTTCTTCTTAAAAAAAGAAACTCTTTTACCCTCATTAGATCAAGCTATGTCCCATATGAATATAGAGCCATTTGAGACAGTTGTAATTTCAAAAAATTTTGAGTATCTAAAAACAATTCAAAATCATTCTCGTGTAGGAACATTATATATAAATTCCACCCTAGATCAAAGCCAAGTTGGTCATATGCCAGACTACTACCTGAAAGAGGTAAAGGATATTATAAGACTCGTTAAAGAATACCCTGGTTATTTCGCTGAGGTAAACACCACCATAATTAATCAATACGGCGAGTCTTTTTCAAATAACGGGATTGTATTTGAATACTTCATGGAATATAAGGGTCTTAAACTAAAAGTTATTGCGGGTGGGAGATACTATAGTTCCAGACATTACTTTAAAAATAGAGTCCATCAACTTTCTCATAGAATTATTAGAAGCAAATCTAATGATTCACAGATGGACTTATTTAACGGCATTTTCTCAAGTATAATAAAGTCATTGAATGCAGATGGGGTTACTAGAGTCCCACCAAGACCAAACGGCGAAAGAGACAGATTCAGGCAAATAGTTGAATTAATCTCTGCAGAAACAAACACAATAAATTGTTGCGATCACCTTAAATGCATAGAGGATTTTCCTAAACAAAAAACTATGACAAATCAGGAATCGCGATCAATTAATGTCGAAGGGAAATTCGTTTCGTCGCCAGACTGCAGAGGAAAGAAAATTGTATTGATTGATGATGTGATTACAACCGGGGCTACTGTAGGTGAATGCGCAAAAACTTTATTGGCATCTGGCGCAAATGAAGTCGTTATTGTTGTATTAGCAGTAAACCAATACGATCCGATTTTCCCAGTTCATGAAAAGAAATTTACTTGTTCAATATGTGGTGAAGATTTACATTTACGACTATTTAAAAACGGAAAAGGCTTTATGTATGGTTGTAATAACTACTCTAGAGCCGATCACAACAATTCTACACCAGTCTTCTATAAAGAAGGTTGGGAGCAAATTAATAGTCAAAATATTTTAAAAACAGATGACTTTGAAGATGATGAACACTTGTTTTTTTAA
- a CDS encoding phage holin, LLH family: MQNVIETIQPAISTIVTAIVGVLVTFALAGINTLKNKANNWLDARTTAAQREVIHKVSGEAFALAQTTFKDAGGVRKMQEALQYASLRLTEQGIVVSPTELQAAIEKAYLEYKAKTKAGLATEAQPNEEAAQAAAKEAVSGLAAKLNDFLAQATAEVANAVPAQVQSEPEPISTPTEDK, translated from the coding sequence ATGCAAAACGTAATCGAAACAATTCAACCAGCTATTAGTACCATTGTTACAGCCATTGTAGGCGTACTGGTGACCTTTGCTTTGGCGGGGATTAACACACTTAAGAATAAGGCTAATAATTGGTTAGATGCACGTACAACAGCGGCACAGCGAGAGGTAATCCATAAAGTATCAGGAGAGGCATTCGCACTTGCTCAGACTACGTTTAAAGATGCTGGCGGAGTTCGCAAGATGCAAGAGGCTTTACAATATGCATCCTTGCGATTGACGGAACAGGGCATTGTGGTATCGCCTACGGAGTTGCAAGCCGCGATTGAGAAAGCATATCTGGAGTATAAGGCCAAAACAAAAGCAGGACTGGCTACTGAGGCACAGCCAAACGAGGAGGCAGCACAGGCCGCAGCTAAGGAAGCTGTATCGGGTCTTGCTGCAAAGTTGAATGATTTTTTGGCACAGGCTACAGCAGAGGTAGCCAATGCTGTTCCTGCTCAGGTGCAATCTGAACCTGAGCCTATTTCAACGCCGACAGAAGATAAATAA
- a CDS encoding peptidoglycan recognition protein family protein, with protein sequence MDTTKYTIERRYINKRHNVRPGTRLTSGAPVFLVAHDTGNPGASADNHFTYFQNLKDRSASAQVFVDDKKILEIIPTGTGPDAAEKAWHVLYNVTTDNERFGDDANDIALGIELCFGGKIDTLEAYKRFVWYLAYCCNKWGINPRTHIPSHKQLDPARKRDVDQALATIGKTLKELVYDVETELKGASVAPAALDFTPLPMYIAQSLIDNYVSPAWFASQKAGDDVGKTHFHNLANNLRAAAGLNEKIYRLLEL encoded by the coding sequence TTGGATACAACCAAATATACGATAGAACGGCGCTACATAAACAAGCGCCATAACGTAAGACCGGGTACTCGTTTAACGTCGGGTGCACCGGTCTTTTTAGTTGCTCACGACACAGGCAATCCAGGAGCTTCAGCGGATAACCACTTTACCTATTTTCAAAATCTAAAAGACCGGTCCGCATCTGCCCAGGTCTTTGTAGATGACAAAAAGATTCTGGAGATAATCCCAACAGGAACCGGACCAGACGCAGCAGAGAAAGCTTGGCATGTCTTATACAACGTTACAACGGACAATGAACGCTTTGGCGACGATGCAAACGATATTGCCCTCGGTATAGAACTTTGTTTTGGTGGCAAGATCGACACGCTAGAGGCTTACAAACGCTTTGTATGGTACCTGGCCTACTGCTGCAATAAATGGGGGATTAACCCACGCACACACATACCGAGTCATAAGCAGCTTGACCCGGCCCGTAAAAGGGACGTAGACCAAGCCCTTGCGACGATCGGTAAGACACTAAAGGAATTGGTTTATGACGTGGAAACGGAGCTTAAAGGCGCTTCTGTGGCTCCTGCTGCACTGGACTTTACGCCGTTACCTATGTATATCGCTCAGTCACTTATAGACAACTATGTATCTCCAGCTTGGTTCGCTTCTCAAAAGGCAGGGGACGATGTGGGCAAGACGCATTTCCATAACCTAGCCAATAACCTTCGGGCGGCGGCCGGGCTGAACGAAAAAATCTACCGCTTGCTGGAGCTGTGA
- a CDS encoding CD1375 family protein, with the protein MAAIYGSLIMKGIKTFAQVPDIQKEPVRAYLASWGLDVDGTPLEKRGE; encoded by the coding sequence GTGGCAGCCATATATGGATCTCTAATCATGAAAGGCATAAAGACGTTTGCTCAGGTGCCAGATATACAAAAGGAACCTGTTAGGGCATATCTAGCAAGTTGGGGATTAGACGTGGATGGCACACCATTAGAAAAACGGGGAGAGTAA